TATAGAGGCACTGCCACGTCATCCTCATGTTCCCATCTTTTTCCCTGCTTGACTAGGAACGTGTTTGCTGCGGCACCAGCGTTCATCTCACCCGCTGAAAAATTTCAACAGAGCGTCTGCAGCCATGATAAAAATGCCTGTTAGTATTATATAACCTgattccatggtccagatggataaaccaACTAATCATTGTTGGAGGAAAATCCTGGGTTTCCGCTTTAAGCCTTTCaatcaataaatccaaaaaagcgGAACACCACGGTGGGGACCTGATTTTTTAATCTGGTCCAATCACTTCACAGCCTCTGAAGTGACACAGACTAATATGTAAATAAAAGAAATATGGgtgaaaaagtttttttttcttcggtGAAGTACTATTGTCACGGTTAAGGGATTACTCGTGTTAGTTGTGTAATCATGGCTGGGTACACATATGGCAACGTTGAGTAGAAGTACTGACTTCAGACCAATTACCCTCACAAGTTCTTCGTTCACTATTTTTATTGCCACTTAGTTTAGGCCATATTCTGTGGTCACTACTTAAGTGTCATTTACATATGCCATAAAATGCCATAAAATGTTTACAGAAACCTCACATGTATTGTCCTTATCGTGGCATTGGGTTGTGTCCATCAGAGCATTTTGTGCAGTCCATTTTGTGCAGTTTTTGTAGTTGGGAGCAACAAAAGCTCAAAAGAAGGTGGTACATTTTTGATTCCCGAAGATGGCAAAGCTTCCCCTTTCAGTCTGCCTGGTTGATTTTACATTTTTCCAAGAGAAATCCCTTTACGACATTCcttggtggtccagtggttagcgctgtcgcctcacagcaagaaggtcctgggttcaaacccaggggttgtccaatcttggtgggggggtcattccaggttgtcctctgtgtggagtttgcatgttctccccgtgtcagcggtgggttttctccgggtgctccagtttcccacaccatcaaaagaaacatgcatgttagggtttatactcctgtctgtgcccctgagcaaggcaatgggaaaagaactggagttggtccctgggtgcagcatgaaggcggcagcccactgctcctagctacacagatcacagctaggatgggttaatgtgcagtaaatgaatttccccaaggaggATTACTAAAGGAAACTTAAAAGATACACCCACTAAATCCATGGACATTAGTTCCATCAGACCACTTCCTGTCTAGTGACCACTTCTGTAACCCAAACGCAACTCCTTGTTCACACCGAGCTCGATTGTTTCATTGAGTTGTTGCTGGGATTATGTGAGGGCctgccagcctgtccagggtgtctccccgcctgcctcccgatgactgctgggataggcttccagcatccccgcgaccctgagagcaggataagtggttcggataatggatggctaaaTGTTCAAAACAGGCACATTTCCAGATGGATCAATTTGGTGTGATTTTGACCCTTTCAAACAAAAATCTAGGATTTCACTTGGGTCCGAAAAGAGCACAGAACGCATCACGTGTCCACAAAATCAAAGATTAAGACATCCACTGTGTTCAATTGTGCTTAAAACACCTCAACTATTGGGTTTTACCACGTCATGTGCTCATCCTGTGTCCAGTTTCTTAATTCTGACATACTGTTTTCTGTGTTATCTGCTCACCACACATGTCTGCAGTTGCGCCAGTGCAGCCTATCACGTGGTATCAGAGCACACTGTTGTAGAGATACTGTGTGCCACGTGCAGACTATGATCCGCGCACCCAGACTTGCCACGAGCTATTTATCACTTGGGCCGACGTTACGCGTGAAACCTTTTCGTGCCGCTTCAGCCTAGCTCACACTACCCGTCTTTCAAAGCCATCGGATCGCTGCACTGTTCACACTACACAACTTGCTGTCTTGTAATTGGGAATCTTGAagttgttgtggttttcacactACATGACTGAGCGgtgataggggggggggggtcacacatgACAAGATCTTTCACCCGGAGGACTCCCTGACGAGTCTGCCTGGTCTCCAAACTACGTTTTGTCACGAAAACACACGCGAGAAGTGACACAGGAAATGACGCAATccaggtagcggtctattccatggcATACCAATAcgggatcgccaggtcgaatccccgtgttacctctggctgggtcaggcgtcccaacagacacaattgtccatgtctgcgggtgggaagttggatgtgggtatttgtcctggttgctgcactagcgcctcctcgggtcaggcggggcgccccccggatcggcagagagggggtggagcagcgggcgggacggctcagaaagagcggggtaattggccagatacaattggagagaaaaatgggggaaatttggaaaaaaaaagaaaaaagaaggccgTTTGGAAGGGAGGGGcaatgagagaggaaaaaaatgacCACTAATAATCACTCATGGGAGGACATGACGCTGGAGCACACCACCAGTTCACTGGGATTGCCAAGTACTTCAATTCATACACAATGATAGGGAGGAGGAATTGTGTACTGGCCACATACGCCACGATAGCAGCTATTGCCCTCTTCTTGAAATTGAAACCCAAGAAACAGGCTGCTGTAACAGAAAAGTGATAATGGGTTCACATATTACATAACAGAATGGAAGAGAAAGCTGGATGTTCTGTGTAATATTAACTAACGTTTGCTTATTGGGGTCCCGATGTAAACAATAAAgatctatgcccccccccctcccaaaaaaatggCGTTCATCCcggtgcccgggtagcgtagcagtctattccattgcctaccaacacgtgggtcggtggttcgaatccccatgtcacctccggcttggtcaggcatccctacagacataattggccgtgtctgtgggtgggaagccagatgtgaagagtagggtaattggggttgtggctagatggggtacaCCCAcagacggaagtgacgcaaaggCAGCAAATTCAGAAGAAGCCCACAAAGGCTGTTTTCACAGTTTCCCTTCGCATAGATGTTTTGAGGGGATTTTAACCAGGCAATAAATCTGATACGTTGCAGTTTATTTGTGTAACTTTACCAGGACAAATGCTTGGTTATACGGTGTCCATGCATTGGCAATGAATCTGATACATTGTAGTTTATTTCCCGCCCCTCACTACTGGCAGAGCGTGGCAAACGCGATACTTAATAGGGATAAATGCACAGAATTAATATTCTAAATATAATGTAATCTCTATGGATAAATAGCTACGGTGTCGCAGACactagctaacgtcagctaccgttttatatagacttagctggcttgctagcGTTGGGAAGCAGTATCTACGTACAAGCAACAGTGATATTTCACTTAAAATACACAATTACCAGTTTTTATTAAGTGAAATTGTAGCTGTTTTAAGTAAAACTAATTCACCCAactcatcattcatctggctttaaaaaccaaagtCCAAACTCGCGGTGGCTCAGGAGGTTAGCTTGGCTAGctatcgccatagcaacgaaatacaCCTGGCGAGatttttgcgtcacttccgtccgtggctgtatcccatctagccacaaccggtatgtaaggtaattggccaagtacaatttgggaggaaaaaaatatgGCGGGTTTATAAACACCAGTGGCATCGTTAGCACTGGGCGTCTGAGGCTACAGCCCCGATTGTTTTATGAATAGCCCCcgatctaaataaataaataaataaatattattttttttttacaaaaataagaataaaaaacagCCCCTGATCTATTTATCTGTCATTCCGATCACACACCAAAGCCCCCCTTAATAACATGATACCGTTGATCAAAAACGTAAGTAACTTTTGGGGTCCTCTGTTTGTCATTGTGTCATTAAGCAGCAGATCTACTACACACTACTTGGCACAtgcgcattgtgtgtgtgtgtgtgtgtgtgtgtgtgtgtgtgtgagagagagagagagagcgtcgcACCGGTTACCAGGCTCGTCATGGTTGGCATctggtggtagctagctagctaaggcaAGCCTTGAGGCAATGGATATAAGAAGccttttcaaaaagaaaaaggatgGAGGCAACGAGGCGCAGGCAATGCTAGAGGAGGTGAGGGAAGAGTTATCTCCTgttgctgtagcagcagatgagtcAGGGGGACGCGAGAGTGCcacagtgagagagcgagagagagaatgtgaaagAGCAACAAGAGCACaacagaggaggggaggaggctgTGAAGATAGATGTTATCGGCTGGAGAGAACACAGAATCCACTGATCAACCTGCAGTCAGTAATGAATAGCAACAGGATGCTGACCGACGTACATCTGTTGCTGTGTTGAAAACTGACCTGTAGTTGGCATCCCATAGTGTTGGTGTGCTGAGTGACTGTTGGCCCATATGGAATAATGAGGCCTGATGACTATTTAGCCCCTATGGGATGGAATAGTGCACAAATGATTTGTTTTTGTATAATCTGGTATTGATTGGTGTGTTCAGTCTATTGATAAAATAAAATTGATGAATAACGTGTTTATGATCGAATCAATTCATCAAAAAAGTGAGAGAGTTGGTTAGATTTTGCTTATGCTGATTGCATCCTTTTTCTGAGCAGggcaggagaggagaagagaacaaACAgcaggagagagcagaggagatgagTGCGACAGACAAGATGAGACACCGAAAGAGCTACCGGCGAGGTGAAGAAGAGCAGGGTATCCGAGAGACAGATAAGACagagttaacacagtttgtcacAGTTCAGAAGGAGCCCTTATCACACAATAGAAAGCAGAGGATATGAGACCAGGGTTGGTCAagcttcaaaactgaacaaagcaTTGGCAACATAGAGTCTAGCATATGACTTCTTCATCAGTGTCAAGGCTCTTATTTTTTCCCAAGgattttactgctgctgctgaaaataaaaataataatgaagtTGAATGAAAACTCAGATTGCGTTCATTTTGTCCATGTTGTGAAAACCAGCCTACGCACCTGACCAGAACCTTTTGCTAGAGCACAGTGTCTCATCTCACATCTtcacccatcacttacacctaacagcaccaccattctcattcacaccctgattacatcccgtattgactactgcaatgccacCCTCTTTGGTCCATAACTTCCGAACATTGGGAATATGATCACACAACCGCATACCATCGTATTTGGATAATCTGCCTTTCCTCAGCTTGCAGACCCCACCGTTACGGGACATCCCCCGGCAGCTACCCACTTGAGA
The DNA window shown above is from Lampris incognitus isolate fLamInc1 chromosome 16, fLamInc1.hap2, whole genome shotgun sequence and carries:
- the LOC130126858 gene encoding ATP synthase membrane subunit K, mitochondrial-like, whose translation is MGGHDAGAHHQFTGIAKYFNSYTMIGRRNCVLATYATIAAIALFLKLKPKKQAAVTEK